In the genome of Oncorhynchus clarkii lewisi isolate Uvic-CL-2024 chromosome 22, UVic_Ocla_1.0, whole genome shotgun sequence, one region contains:
- the LOC139380521 gene encoding nuclear envelope integral membrane protein 2 isoform X1, translated as MNPCSDISILSILAVLANVVCVQVEGSLGFSDADCTYLKENQNTTHFGTRCFCYNSGTVIKWKDIWSTFQVRVTGEEGVYIVYPMEGTRNCYEPGHFLTLSWCLVNHYWPPSPSVAREKSLDIPLEQEDVCFMVKTPRANSEHSLHVRGKRLNKIRFGLFACGLALFYFAGALCRSSLFFYSSGISVGVLSIVVFLLLILKNAIPRAMFITLFGAGSGLSYLGYQTLFNHWEDITTLYWKHALGYLVITGLISWAVCYKHGPISSERTLSLLTWGLQCLAMGLMYYGVTYPQASYLLLGILLVLKALPYAYRLLLGTCRLTGRLLSSLLRVFGRSRKPQVRLLTDEEYREQGEVHTTASLEELRRLCTTPGFPAWEMVLRLRSPQRFAAFLTGGGHVTPGEQQNHGQQYGPGAANNEDMLFTSAQHRVLGLGADEDLSEDEMDSSVRAPPTPSPLPLYTPTTPTTMPRPDSSAPWLPPSYPAPFYPPYPPTPAAFTPPLEPHVIEDVEEEDMDLF; from the exons ATGAATCCTTGCTCCGATATAtcaattttatccattttagctGTACTGGCAAATGTCGTATGTGTACAAGTTGAAGGAAGCCTTGGCTTTTCAGACGCAG ACTGCACATATCTTAAAGAAAATCAAAACACCACTCATTTTGGAACAAGATGTTTCTGTTACAATTCTGGCACAGTGATCAAATGGAAAGACATCTGGTCCACCTTTCAG GTGCGAGTGACAGGTGAAGAAGGGGTCTACATTGTGTACCCCATGGAGGGGACCAGGAACTGCTACGAGCCAGGCCACTTCCTCACGTTGTCCTGGTGCCTGGTCAACCACTATTGGCCTCCCAGCCCCAGTGTGGCCAGGGAGAAGAGCCTGGACATCCCACTGGAACAGGAGGATGTGTGCTTCATGGTGAAGACCCCGAGGGCCAATTCTGAGCACTCTCTACATGTCAGGGGCAAAC GGTTAAATAAAATACGATTTGGACTCTTTGCATGTGGCCTCGCCCTCTTCTACTTTGCTGGGGCTTTGTGTAG GAGTTCTTTGTTTTTTTATTCCTCAGGAATCTCAGTGGGAGTTCTCTCCATTGTTGTCTTTCTGTTGTTGATCCTGAAAAACGCTATACCG AGGGCCATGTTCATCACGCTGTTTGGTGCTGGCTCCGGCCTGTCCTACCTGGGATACCAGACGCTGTTCAACCACTGGGAAGACATCACAACTCTCTACTGGAAACATGCCTTGG GCTACCTGGTAATAACGGGCCTGATCAGCTGGGCGGTTTGCTACAAGCACGGGCCCATCAGCAGCGAGCGCACCCTGTCCCTACTGACCTGGGGGCTCCAGTGCCTGGCCATGGGCCTCATGTACTACGGAGTGACCTACCCCCAGGCTTCCTACCTACTCCTGGGCATCCTGCTGGTGCTCAAGGCTCTGCCCTATGCCTACAGACTGCTGCTGGGGACATGCAG gctAACAGGGCGTCTACTTTCCTCTCTCCTGCGCGTGTTTGGGCGTAGCAGGAAGCCCCAGGTACGCCTCCTCACAGATGAGGAGTACAGAGAGCAGGGGGAGGTGCACACCACGGCCTCCCTTGAGGAGCTCAGGAGGCTCTGCACTACGCCTGGCTTCCCTGCCTGGGAAATGGTCCTCCGACTACGCTCCCCACAACG GTTTGCAGCCTTCTTGACAGGCGGCGGCCACGTGACCCCGGGGGAGCAGCAGAATCACGGACAGCAGTACGGCCCGGGAGCAGCCAACAACGAGGACATGCTCTTCACCTCTGCCCAGCACAGGGTGCTGGGGTTGGGCGCTGACGAGGACCTCAGCGAAGACGAGATGGACAGCTCCGTCAGGGCTCCGCCTACACCTAGCCCCCTCCCCCTCTACACAccaaccacccccaccaccatgcCCCGTCCGGACAGCTCCGCCCCCTGGCTGCCCCCATCCTATCCCGCTCCTTTCTACCCTCCCTATCCTCCCACCCCTGCCGCCTTCACCCCGCCTTTAGAGCCCCACGTCATCGAGGACGTTGAGGAGGAGGACATGGACCTGTTCTAA
- the LOC139380521 gene encoding nuclear envelope integral membrane protein 2 isoform X2, whose product MNPCSDISILSILAVLANVVCVQVEGSLGFSDADCTYLKENQNTTHFGTRCFCYNSGTVIKWKDIWSTFQVRVTGEEGVYIVYPMEGTRNCYEPGHFLTLSWCLVNHYWPPSPSVAREKSLDIPLEQEDVCFMVKTPRANSEHSLHVRGKRLNKIRFGLFACGLALFYFAGALCRSSLFFYSSGISVGVLSIVVFLLLILKNAIPRAMFITLFGAGSGLSYLGYQTLFNHWEDITTLYWKHALGYLVITGLISWAVCYKHGPISSERTLSLLTWGLQCLAMGLMYYGVTYPQASYLLLGILLVLKALPYAYRLLLGTCSRKPQVRLLTDEEYREQGEVHTTASLEELRRLCTTPGFPAWEMVLRLRSPQRFAAFLTGGGHVTPGEQQNHGQQYGPGAANNEDMLFTSAQHRVLGLGADEDLSEDEMDSSVRAPPTPSPLPLYTPTTPTTMPRPDSSAPWLPPSYPAPFYPPYPPTPAAFTPPLEPHVIEDVEEEDMDLF is encoded by the exons ATGAATCCTTGCTCCGATATAtcaattttatccattttagctGTACTGGCAAATGTCGTATGTGTACAAGTTGAAGGAAGCCTTGGCTTTTCAGACGCAG ACTGCACATATCTTAAAGAAAATCAAAACACCACTCATTTTGGAACAAGATGTTTCTGTTACAATTCTGGCACAGTGATCAAATGGAAAGACATCTGGTCCACCTTTCAG GTGCGAGTGACAGGTGAAGAAGGGGTCTACATTGTGTACCCCATGGAGGGGACCAGGAACTGCTACGAGCCAGGCCACTTCCTCACGTTGTCCTGGTGCCTGGTCAACCACTATTGGCCTCCCAGCCCCAGTGTGGCCAGGGAGAAGAGCCTGGACATCCCACTGGAACAGGAGGATGTGTGCTTCATGGTGAAGACCCCGAGGGCCAATTCTGAGCACTCTCTACATGTCAGGGGCAAAC GGTTAAATAAAATACGATTTGGACTCTTTGCATGTGGCCTCGCCCTCTTCTACTTTGCTGGGGCTTTGTGTAG GAGTTCTTTGTTTTTTTATTCCTCAGGAATCTCAGTGGGAGTTCTCTCCATTGTTGTCTTTCTGTTGTTGATCCTGAAAAACGCTATACCG AGGGCCATGTTCATCACGCTGTTTGGTGCTGGCTCCGGCCTGTCCTACCTGGGATACCAGACGCTGTTCAACCACTGGGAAGACATCACAACTCTCTACTGGAAACATGCCTTGG GCTACCTGGTAATAACGGGCCTGATCAGCTGGGCGGTTTGCTACAAGCACGGGCCCATCAGCAGCGAGCGCACCCTGTCCCTACTGACCTGGGGGCTCCAGTGCCTGGCCATGGGCCTCATGTACTACGGAGTGACCTACCCCCAGGCTTCCTACCTACTCCTGGGCATCCTGCTGGTGCTCAAGGCTCTGCCCTATGCCTACAGACTGCTGCTGGGGACATGCAG CAGGAAGCCCCAGGTACGCCTCCTCACAGATGAGGAGTACAGAGAGCAGGGGGAGGTGCACACCACGGCCTCCCTTGAGGAGCTCAGGAGGCTCTGCACTACGCCTGGCTTCCCTGCCTGGGAAATGGTCCTCCGACTACGCTCCCCACAACG GTTTGCAGCCTTCTTGACAGGCGGCGGCCACGTGACCCCGGGGGAGCAGCAGAATCACGGACAGCAGTACGGCCCGGGAGCAGCCAACAACGAGGACATGCTCTTCACCTCTGCCCAGCACAGGGTGCTGGGGTTGGGCGCTGACGAGGACCTCAGCGAAGACGAGATGGACAGCTCCGTCAGGGCTCCGCCTACACCTAGCCCCCTCCCCCTCTACACAccaaccacccccaccaccatgcCCCGTCCGGACAGCTCCGCCCCCTGGCTGCCCCCATCCTATCCCGCTCCTTTCTACCCTCCCTATCCTCCCACCCCTGCCGCCTTCACCCCGCCTTTAGAGCCCCACGTCATCGAGGACGTTGAGGAGGAGGACATGGACCTGTTCTAA
- the LOC139380521 gene encoding nuclear envelope integral membrane protein 2 isoform X3 has translation MNPCSDISILSILAVLANVVCVQVEGSLGFSDADCTYLKENQNTTHFGTRCFCYNSGTVIKWKDIWSTFQVRVTGEEGVYIVYPMEGTRNCYEPGHFLTLSWCLVNHYWPPSPSVAREKSLDIPLEQEDVCFMVKTPRANSEHSLHVRGKRLNKIRFGLFACGLALFYFAGALCRSSLFFYSSGISVGVLSIVVFLLLILKNAIPRAMFITLFGAGSGLSYLGYQTLFNHWEDITTLYWKHALGYLVITGLISWAVCYKHGPISSERTLSLLTWGLQCLAMGLMYYGVTYPQASYLLLGILLVLKALPYAYRLLLGTCRKPQVRLLTDEEYREQGEVHTTASLEELRRLCTTPGFPAWEMVLRLRSPQRFAAFLTGGGHVTPGEQQNHGQQYGPGAANNEDMLFTSAQHRVLGLGADEDLSEDEMDSSVRAPPTPSPLPLYTPTTPTTMPRPDSSAPWLPPSYPAPFYPPYPPTPAAFTPPLEPHVIEDVEEEDMDLF, from the exons ATGAATCCTTGCTCCGATATAtcaattttatccattttagctGTACTGGCAAATGTCGTATGTGTACAAGTTGAAGGAAGCCTTGGCTTTTCAGACGCAG ACTGCACATATCTTAAAGAAAATCAAAACACCACTCATTTTGGAACAAGATGTTTCTGTTACAATTCTGGCACAGTGATCAAATGGAAAGACATCTGGTCCACCTTTCAG GTGCGAGTGACAGGTGAAGAAGGGGTCTACATTGTGTACCCCATGGAGGGGACCAGGAACTGCTACGAGCCAGGCCACTTCCTCACGTTGTCCTGGTGCCTGGTCAACCACTATTGGCCTCCCAGCCCCAGTGTGGCCAGGGAGAAGAGCCTGGACATCCCACTGGAACAGGAGGATGTGTGCTTCATGGTGAAGACCCCGAGGGCCAATTCTGAGCACTCTCTACATGTCAGGGGCAAAC GGTTAAATAAAATACGATTTGGACTCTTTGCATGTGGCCTCGCCCTCTTCTACTTTGCTGGGGCTTTGTGTAG GAGTTCTTTGTTTTTTTATTCCTCAGGAATCTCAGTGGGAGTTCTCTCCATTGTTGTCTTTCTGTTGTTGATCCTGAAAAACGCTATACCG AGGGCCATGTTCATCACGCTGTTTGGTGCTGGCTCCGGCCTGTCCTACCTGGGATACCAGACGCTGTTCAACCACTGGGAAGACATCACAACTCTCTACTGGAAACATGCCTTGG GCTACCTGGTAATAACGGGCCTGATCAGCTGGGCGGTTTGCTACAAGCACGGGCCCATCAGCAGCGAGCGCACCCTGTCCCTACTGACCTGGGGGCTCCAGTGCCTGGCCATGGGCCTCATGTACTACGGAGTGACCTACCCCCAGGCTTCCTACCTACTCCTGGGCATCCTGCTGGTGCTCAAGGCTCTGCCCTATGCCTACAGACTGCTGCTGGGGACATGCAG GAAGCCCCAGGTACGCCTCCTCACAGATGAGGAGTACAGAGAGCAGGGGGAGGTGCACACCACGGCCTCCCTTGAGGAGCTCAGGAGGCTCTGCACTACGCCTGGCTTCCCTGCCTGGGAAATGGTCCTCCGACTACGCTCCCCACAACG GTTTGCAGCCTTCTTGACAGGCGGCGGCCACGTGACCCCGGGGGAGCAGCAGAATCACGGACAGCAGTACGGCCCGGGAGCAGCCAACAACGAGGACATGCTCTTCACCTCTGCCCAGCACAGGGTGCTGGGGTTGGGCGCTGACGAGGACCTCAGCGAAGACGAGATGGACAGCTCCGTCAGGGCTCCGCCTACACCTAGCCCCCTCCCCCTCTACACAccaaccacccccaccaccatgcCCCGTCCGGACAGCTCCGCCCCCTGGCTGCCCCCATCCTATCCCGCTCCTTTCTACCCTCCCTATCCTCCCACCCCTGCCGCCTTCACCCCGCCTTTAGAGCCCCACGTCATCGAGGACGTTGAGGAGGAGGACATGGACCTGTTCTAA